In one window of Hyla sarda isolate aHylSar1 chromosome 1, aHylSar1.hap1, whole genome shotgun sequence DNA:
- the LOC130297703 gene encoding probable N-acetyltransferase camello, protein MVEYKIRSYVGPDYEVVRDLFSHGMSEYVPAVCIHVVTRPWVLFVMACMFLSLLVSSKSIILPILAITLSLALGRQLLGYIWNMYIDHCLKEDLQDIQKTYMEDQGSHFWVAEVEDNVVGTVAAKPCDENPDELVLKRMSVRKDFRGHGIAKALSREVIGFARQRGYRRVILNTLMVQHEAQRMYESVGFRKYTEFVLPTVYGQLVNFTISKYCYDILPIN, encoded by the coding sequence ATGGTGGAGTACAAGATACGCAGTTATGTTGGCCCTGACTACGAGGTGGTGCGGGATCTGTTCTCTCACGGGATGAGCGAGTACGTCCCTGCCGTCTGTATCCACGTGGTGACGCGCCCCTGGGTCCTGTTCGTCATGGCCTGTATGTTCCTGTCCCTGCTCGTCAGCTCTAAGTCTATCATCCTTCCGATCTTGGCCATCACCCTCTCCCTGGCCTTGGGCCGCCAACTCCTCGGCTACATCTGGAACATGTACATTGACCATTGCTTGAAGGAAGATCTGCAGGACATCCAGAAGACCTACATGGAGGACCAGGGCTCCCACTTCTGGGTGGCGGAGGTCGAGGACAATGTGGTTGGGACAGTGGCGGCCAAACCTTGCGACGAGAACCCAGATGAGCTCGTGCTGAAGCGAATGTCTGTGAGGAAAGATTTCCGGGGTCACGGCATCGCCAAGGCCTTGTCCCGGGAGGTGATCGGGTTCGCTCGGCAGCGAGGTTACAGGCGGGTCATACTGAACACACTGATGGTTCAGCACGAGGCGCAGAGGATGTACGAGAGCGTCGGCTTCAGAAAGTACACGGAGTTTGTGCTGCCCACCGTGTAcggtcaactggtcaacttcaCCATTTCCAAGTATTGTTACGATATATTACCAATAAACTGA